The window TATGAACGGATAAACCACTTCACATATACATAAAAAAGCCTTGAGATGATTCTCAAGGCTTTTTTTATGCGCTTTATAAGCACTTATATAATATTTACTTTACGTCTTTGGGCGTTTACTACTCCGCTTAACAAGTTTTATACATAGCTATTAACAAAATCTTAAAGCTACGTAGCACTGCGCTATACACTACTAGTTTTGGCTCGAAGCGTCCGCTCACCAAAAGCTAACCGTTTCTATCACTAACGCAAATAGTAACTATGAAACAAAATATAGCAAACAAAAAAAGCTCCTCCAATGGAGAAGCTTCTTATAATTTCTTGTAGAAGTTACGACTTATAACGCAGCAACATGCTTAGCTAAACCTGACTTAAGGTTTGCAGCTTTATTAGCGTGTATTACGTTTTTCTTAGCTAATCTATCTAACATAGATACTACAGAAGGAAATAAAGCATCTGCTTCTTTCTTATCCGTTAACTCACGTAATTTCTTGATAGCATTACGAGTTGTCTTATGCTGATACTTATTTCTTAAACGTTTAGCTTCGTTACTTCTAATTCTTTTTAACGCTGACTTATGATTTGCCATTTGTTTGTTTTTTTCTTTTTATTAAAAAATTGTAGCCCGTAGGGGAATCGAACCCCTCTTACATGGATGAAAACCATGCGTCCTAGCCGATAGACGAACGGGCCATTTTTGCTTTTGAGATTGCAAATATAATTATTATTTTTAAACCCACAATAATTATTTTTAAAATTTGCAATTACTTTCAAAAAACTCACAACGTTTCCATTGCGGATGCAAAAATACAACTATTTTTAAATGTTGCAATAGCTAAGCTATATTTTTTTAAAAAAATTTCAATTAATATGCTTTTGCAAACAATACTCTACGCTTAGAAGGTTTTCCTGTAAACACACATTTCCCTTCTTCCTCTTTTGTATCCATTGGTATACAGCGTATTGTAGCTTTTGTGATCTCTTGAATCTTATCTTCGGTTTCTGTTGTGCCATCCCAGTGCGCAGAAATAAATCCTCCTTTATTTTTTAAAATATCTTTAAAATCATCGAAATTATCTACTTCAGTGGTGTGAGAATCTCTAAAATCTAGTGCTTTTTTGTATAAATTATTCTGAATTTCTTCTAATAAACGCTCCACCGTAGAAGTTAAATTATCTATTGCAATCACTTCTTTTGTCTTTGTATCACGTCTAGCAATCTCTACAGTGCCATTTTCTAAATCTTTTGGTCCAATTGCAATACGTAATGGTACTCCTTGTAATTCGTGTTGTGCAAACTTAGCTCCTGGTCTGTACGAATCTCTATTATCATATTTTACAGAAACTCCTTTGGCATTTAAATCGCTTTTAATAAGATTCGCAATCTTACTAACTTCTTCAAATTGCTCGTCTGTTTTATATATAGGAACAATAACCACTTGGTTTGGCGCTAAACTTGGAGGCAATACTAACCCTTCATCATCACTATGCGTCATAATTAAGGCTCCCATTAATCTTGTAGAAACTCCCCATGATGTTGCCCATACATAATCTTTCTTCCCTTCTTTAGAAGTAAACTTCACGTCGAAAGCCTTTGCAAAATTCTGACCTAAAAAGTGCGATGTTCCT is drawn from Lacinutrix sp. WUR7 and contains these coding sequences:
- the rpsT gene encoding 30S ribosomal protein S20, producing MANHKSALKRIRSNEAKRLRNKYQHKTTRNAIKKLRELTDKKEADALFPSVVSMLDRLAKKNVIHANKAANLKSGLAKHVAAL
- the proS gene encoding proline--tRNA ligase, with product MSKKLTSRAEDYSKWYNELVVKADLAENSAVRGCMVIKPYGYAIWEKMQAELDKMFKETGHQNAYFPLFVPKSLFEAEEKNAEGFAKECAVVTHYRLQNDPDNPGKLRVDPEAKLEEELVVRPTSEAIIWSTFKGWIQSYRDLPLLINQWANVVRWEMRTRLFLRTAEFLWQEGHTAHATKGEAIKEAELMNNVYATFAENFMAIPVVKGVKTESERFAGAEETYCIEALMQDGKALQAGTSHFLGQNFAKAFDVKFTSKEGKKDYVWATSWGVSTRLMGALIMTHSDDEGLVLPPSLAPNQVVIVPIYKTDEQFEEVSKIANLIKSDLNAKGVSVKYDNRDSYRPGAKFAQHELQGVPLRIAIGPKDLENGTVEIARRDTKTKEVIAIDNLTSTVERLLEEIQNNLYKKALDFRDSHTTEVDNFDDFKDILKNKGGFISAHWDGTTETEDKIQEITKATIRCIPMDTKEEEGKCVFTGKPSKRRVLFAKAY